The nucleotide sequence CTGATCGGGATCGCCACTCGCCTGATAGCAGTCGAGTGCGCCCCGAGCGAGGAAGGCGTAATCTTCGAGGTACCCCTCAACGCGGACGTCACCGTCGATATATCGACGCTTGAGGAGGCCGCTATCCTCGTCCCAGAGCGTCTCCCGGACGAATTCCAGGGCATCGACGGCGCGATCCAGGTGATCCGCTTCGAGCGCGAGCGATCCTTCGGCGAGCGCGGAGATGGCCAGCCCGTTCCACCCCGCGAGGATCTTCTCGTCGCGCGGCGGTCGGGTGCGCTCCGACCGCGCGTCGAACAGCTGCTCGCGTGCCCGCTCAAGTCGGTCCCGGACGTCATCGACTTCGAGCCCCGACTGGGCGGCCAGTTCGTCCACGCTCGCGGCGATCGTCAGGACAGTCTGACCGTCCTCGAAATTGCCGTCCTCGGTGATCCCGTAGCGGTCGAGGACGAGCGAGACGTCAGTTTCGTCCGCGACAGCCGCCCGGACCTCCTCGGGTGTCCAGACGTAGAACTTCCCCTCCTCGCCCTCGCTGCGGGCGTCGAGCGTGCTGTAGAATCCGCCCTCGGGATGGCCGAGTTCGCGCTCGAGGAAGTCGAACGTCTCGCCGGCGACGCGGGCGTAGCGCTCGTCGCCGGTCACCCGATAGCCCTCGATGAGCGCCCGCGGGATCTCGGCGTTGTCATAGAGCATCTTCTCGAAGTGCGGCACAGTCCAGGATCGATCGGTCGCGTACCGATGGAACCCGCCGCCGACGTGATCGTAGAGGCCGCCGTCGACCATCGCGTCCAGGCTCTCGGTGAGGACGGCCCGGTATTCGCCGGGGTCAGCGCCGTCGCCGTCAGCACTGCGTTCACTGCCGAACCTGGCGTCGGCGCGCAACAACAGCTGCAGGCGGCCGGGCTGGGGGAACTTCGGCCCACCGGAGCCAAAGCCGCCCTGTTCCCGATCGGCGGTGCGGACGGCCGCGTCAGCGCCCGCACGGAGTAGTTCGTCGCTCCGAACGTCGCTGGGATCGGCTGGAGTGGGCGTCCCTTCGAGTTCGCCGCTGATGGCATCAGCCCACTGATCGGCCCGCTGTTCGATTCCGTCGCGATCGTTCTCCCAGGTTTCCTTGAGGTCTTCGAGCAGGTCGGCGAATCTGGGCCGGCCACCACGGGAATCCGGTGGAAAGTAGGTGCCGACGTAAAACGGACGGCCATCCGGCGTCAGCCACACCGAGAGGGGCCAGCCGCCCTGCTGGCCGAGTAGCTGGGCCAGCGTCTGGTAGATCCGGTCGACGTCCGGGCGCTCCTCGCGGTCGACCTTGATTGGGACGAAGTTCTCGTTGAGGACGGCTGCCGTCGCTTCGTCCTCGAAACTCTCCTCGGCCATGACGTGACACCAGTGACAGGCGGCATAGCCGATCGACAGGAAGATGGGCTTGTCCTCGTCCTCGGCGGTCGAGAGTGCTGTCTCGTCCCAGGGTTGCCAGTGAACCGGATTGTCGGCGTGTGCCTGCAGATACGGGCTCCCCTCCGCAGCAAGTCGGTTACGATCGGTCGGATCGGTCATACCGGGGTTGGGAGTCCCGGCGGTAAAACCGTCGTGCAGGCGGCGATATGGACGCCATCTCCGTCCGGAGGGCTGTCCGGCAAAGAGCAACCTTTACACTCCCCTGGCGTGGCGATTCTCCCATGACAGAGACGGTACTACTGGTCGGGGGTGGCGGTCGAGAGCATGCGGTCGCCCGTGCGCTCGCCGACTCGGACTGTTCGCTGTACGCTGCCGCCGGCAACCGCA is from Halorhabdus sp. BNX81 and encodes:
- a CDS encoding thioredoxin domain-containing protein; the protein is MTDPTDRNRLAAEGSPYLQAHADNPVHWQPWDETALSTAEDEDKPIFLSIGYAACHWCHVMAEESFEDEATAAVLNENFVPIKVDREERPDVDRIYQTLAQLLGQQGGWPLSVWLTPDGRPFYVGTYFPPDSRGGRPRFADLLEDLKETWENDRDGIEQRADQWADAISGELEGTPTPADPSDVRSDELLRAGADAAVRTADREQGGFGSGGPKFPQPGRLQLLLRADARFGSERSADGDGADPGEYRAVLTESLDAMVDGGLYDHVGGGFHRYATDRSWTVPHFEKMLYDNAEIPRALIEGYRVTGDERYARVAGETFDFLERELGHPEGGFYSTLDARSEGEEGKFYVWTPEEVRAAVADETDVSLVLDRYGITEDGNFEDGQTVLTIAASVDELAAQSGLEVDDVRDRLERAREQLFDARSERTRPPRDEKILAGWNGLAISALAEGSLALEADHLDRAVDALEFVRETLWDEDSGLLKRRYIDGDVRVEGYLEDYAFLARGALDCYQASGDPDQLAFALDLAEEIATRFFDEDAGTLYFTEEAGSDAGTDLLARPQELTDRSTPSSAGVAVDVLVTLDEFVPHDRFGAVAGAVLETHHSAIAADALQHASLVLGSDRDQHGSTELTIAADEIPAEWRERVGEVYLPARVLARRPATEAGLAEWLDQFGLEDAPPIFAGRAADGGPTIYACREFTCSQPQQDVEDALAWFDSGP